The genomic region ggggacttagtgtcccgattgattgagaagagaagctcacttggtctaggtgaccgtgtgagagagggaaagggttgaaagagacccggtctttgtgaccacctcaacggggagtaggtttgcaagaaccgaacctcggtaaaacaaatcaccgtgtcatccgccttatttgcttgtgatttgttttcgccctctctttcggactcgattatatttctaacgctaaccccggcttgtagttgtgcttaaactttttaaatttgcctattcaccccctataggcgactttcaatcacATCTGTTGGTATGGATCACTTATCTATCTATTTGGAAGCACCTTTCATTGGTTAACAGTGTTGATATTCCCTCATTTGGTGTAAGACCCATGTACTCTAAATCTATAACAGCCATAAAAATAGTCATATACTTAACAGGCACGACGAAGTAATAGAGCAACCATATACTTAACAATAGGCGTGAAAAAAGTCGTTACTCGTCATAGCTTTTGACCGTAGTTTATACCAGGCGACCACTAAACAACGTGCCAGAGTGACTCACCTGGTAGGCGACAACTTCCATTCATGATACTTCGTCCAAAGAATCAAGACACATATTACCATTTCTGTACATAGCTCTACAGAGATTGTCTGATAGAAAAAGCTATCGCTGGCTCTTTTTTTGCTTTTTTGTATATGCAATGTCGACTTGTTTCAAAAGAAAAAACTCAATCATCACAAAATAGTCCACTATTTAGCCATCCCCTTATAGTGTAAGAAAAGAAATGTTCTCCCCAACTTGGAGAAAAAATGATGCTTTGTTGATCACTAAAACATAAAACTAATTTAAGACCCTCTTCTCTCGGTATCCCTTATGCTTCCATTATGTTACATAATATATGTTGTCATTCCTGGGACTATATTTCTAATCTCATGGAAGCATATTGGCAGCATTCCTAGTGCATACAAATTGGCCACCCAAAACTGAAGCCACCTTGCACACAATAGGAACACCATTCGAGACCTATCCCAAAAGCACGTCACAGCCCAACACGCCTAGAAAATTTTTTAGGTATACATTGCCACATTTCGCACTGTATGTACTACGAGAGATATATTGTGGTGAGTCAGAGCATATATGCAAATGATTTACTGATCAGTTTTTACGTAATTTAATAGGAGAGCTTATGATCCTGACATGGTAAAAACTTGATACTGGGCAAACAATAGATCAGTGACGATGTCCAGACTCCATGTCAGACTCCATGATATATTTGACATCCAAGACATGTCCTAAAAGCACATCACAACCCAATTTGCTTTGGAGAATAAATAAAGTATACATTGCCACACTCTGTCTTTGTTTGTTAGAATTTGAATTCGAGTAAAAGTACTAGCTGATGTTTTCTGAATTATCTCTTCAGGAGCTCAAACCTAGAATACTGATGCAGTGCTTAACCTTGGTTTTCGATATAACCTGGAGGACATCTCATATTTGGCAAACTCTGACCTAGATGTTTGTGTGCATAACATTGAAACTTTTAGGTGTCTACAAAGGGCTGTGAGGGATCCCCAGGTAGGGTAGTGTGCTTAAGTCATTTCAGTGGCATAGTATTATGTTTCTTTTGAATTTGTGGAACCTAAACTCTGACACACAGTTAGTTCAATTCCCATATGTAACTCTTTTTGGGAGGCTCAATGTTCTGTTAAGTAGCTGATTAGTGCATCTATTTGGACGTAGTGGTACAATTTAAATATATGCACTACCGAGACATGGATAGTGGTACTTTGATATTGTAGTACTTTGTCAAATTTAGAGATTTTTTGTTTGAGACAACGCTAAAGTGAACAATAATCCCAAACAAAGAGTGCTATTAGTTAATTGAATATTTGAAGACATGAACATGTGGTTTTAAGTGTTTGCACAAATTTTCTATAGCTGGGAAAATTACTGATTCTTTGTTGAATGCAAGTGGCTCAGATCCCCTTTAGCAAATTACGTTGTGAGATGCAAACATGTAGTGTGCTACTAATGCATatttctatttccttttgttcTGGTTTGATAGATTTGCTAACAATGCAACAATATGTATAGGAGGGTGAAACTCTTTGAAAAGGATCCTACAAGGCAGTTAGCGACATATGTTGAAGTTGTGAAAATAGTAGACCCAATGAAGACAATTGAGTCTTTGTGGGTGAAATTAATTTGCAAAGATGTATGTAGGGTTGGTAATggtctctaaattttacactaaaaTTTAAGGATTGGGTTAGGATCGGGCTCTATTTTTATTCATTCTTAAACTAAAATTAATTTAGAACTCTAAGAAAATGcgaagaaacatttggatcacgatccattaccacccctagatgTATGAGAAACACAATCATCTAGATAGTGCTGAAGATATTTTTGAACCGGCTACACAAGTGAATTATAATCCAGATGACCATTTTGCCCAATATTTGGTGCGAGTGGGCAGAGAAGGAGCTGCAACACAACAATTTTTACGAGGCTATTGAACTGATGAAGCAAGCAACACCCGAGCCCTCTCTTGAGGTTAAGAGGCGGGGTATAATATATTCTATTAGATATATGTTATTTTTTAATTTTCCTGTGTATTTTATACTAGAACACTCATACTAACATTATGATTGATGCAATTGCTACTGAGGAGGATGGGCCTGTTCAAATGAAAGTGCACAAATCTTTCAAATTGTGGAGCTTTTATGTTGATATGGAAGAGAGCCTCAGAACCTTAAACTATACCTGTGCGgtttatgagagaatattgattttacAAATTGCCACTCCATAGTTCTCATTATGCCTATCTTCTTGAGGTAAGATCTTTCTCCAAAGTCAAATGGTTTTAAAGTCAAATGGTTTTAAGTGTATTTTCTATATGCACGAACGGTTTAGCGCTCGATAGGCCGCTTTCTCATTCTAGTTTGAATAAAAAAGCGAAGGGGACGAATAGCATAAGCCCACTGCAAAAGAGGATATGTTATCCTTCTCTAAGGTAGTATCAACAGAAATTAGTCTAAGGTGTACAGCGCACACCAGGTTTCTACAAATCGATGTGATGCAGCAGCAGCACAGAATGACAGAAGAAAGAAACAAGCTGCAGTTTTCACACATTGCCAGGGAGGTAGGGGGGAAAAATGCAAGGAAGCATGTGACTTTAACAATGTAATAACTATATTCCACAGCAAATGACGCAATTCACAGTTTCCTGACAAAAAGAACAACAAAGAATCTTTTTTGCTTGAGCATGAACTTCATTTTTTGCTTCTCCAACATACGCTGGAACTGCTTCCGAATCTCTCCATCCATTGATGGGACAACGCCAGGAGCAAATTCCACAACAGTAACCTCAGACCCTAGCCTGTTCCAAACAGAGCCCATCTCTAAGCCTATGTATCCAGCTCCAACAACCACCAACTTCTTTGGTATTTCTTTAAGAGCAAGAGCAGCAGTAGATGATACAATCTTTTTCTCGTCTATATGAACTCCAGGGAGCTATCGATTTCACATCCAGCAAGTTCACAGCTACCTCAGAAGGGGAGCCAAGCTTCCTCTCACGTATTCAACTTTGTTCTTCTTAAACAGGCCTTCAATACCCTTTGTAAGACCAGCAACAGCCTTGTCTTTCTGCGACATCATGGCAGGCAGGTCTATTTCTAGATTGGAAAGCTTCACACCATGGTGCGCAAAAGAACTCTTTGCCTCGTGGTACATGTGTGACGAATGGAGAAGAGCCTAAAATTTTAAAGTACATGGGTCAGCATTATTAATTAAGCAACACAAATTTAAGTCTTCTAGCCGCAACGAGGAACTCAGGGGAAATACTACTTGTAGCACCCAAAATTCTATTTTAGAGATTTATTAAAAGCATTCTTCCAAGATCTAAGTAAAAGTGTTTCCTCATAAAAGATTACAAAAAATGTCTGTATATGAATTAATGGAAACCATATACATATAGGAATGTTCACCAAAATGCTAGCATACAAATATCTATTTATAAGGGAAATAGTGCTAGTGCCCTTGTAAAAGATGTGTTTAGAAAccttttcatatatatatatatatatatatatatatatatatatatatatatatatagtatgatAAATCATCTCATAATAGAGATGATAGATTATAAATTTTTTTCTTAAAATATATTGTTGCATATTCCAAATATTTGCATAGATAAAGGAATATTATAATAAGAAAATGAATAAACAAATATACTTTTGCATTTGCATGCTAGAGTTTTGTTGTTGATTGTGCATCTAATTTGAGTTTGAAAATCTAAAAATATA from Zea mays cultivar B73 chromosome 6, Zm-B73-REFERENCE-NAM-5.0, whole genome shotgun sequence harbors:
- the LOC103631417 gene encoding LOW QUALITY PROTEIN: dihydrolipoyl dehydrogenase 1, mitochondrial (The sequence of the model RefSeq protein was modified relative to this genomic sequence to represent the inferred CDS: inserted 1 base in 1 codon; deleted 1 base in 1 codon), producing the protein MYMALLHSSHMYHEAKSSFAHHGVKLSNLEIDLPAMMSQKDKAVAGLTKGIEGLFKKNKVEYVRGXLGSPSEVAVNLLDVKSILPGVHIDEKKIVSSTAALALKEIPKKLVVVGAGYIGLEMGSVWNRLGSEVTVVEFAPGVVPSMDGEIRKQFQRMLEKQKMKFMLKQKRFFVVLFVRKL